The window CAAAAAAATATTATGAAATAATTAAGGAAAAATTACCTGAATTAGTTGAATTCTATGAACCTATGGGATTCTTTGATAAAATTACAGGTACTATATGTCCTATAACACAAAAATTAGAAGATTAATGGAGGAAAAATGGTAGAAGGATTCAGAATAGAAGGTAAAAGACCTTTAAATGGAGTAATAGAAGTTAGTGGAGCTAAAAATGCAGCACTTCCAATAATAATAGCAACATTAATAGAAAAGGGAGAACATATATTAAGAAATGTCCCTGATTTAAGAGATATTAGAATACTATTTCACCTATTAGAAGATTTTGGTATGAAAGTAGAAAAATTAGATAATAATAGTTATAAAATAATAAATAATGGATTCAAAAGAAATGAAGCAAGTTATGAGATAGTTAAACAAATGAGAGCTTCATTCTTAGTAATGGGGCCTATGGTTGCAAATCTTCAAGAATCTATCGTTTCACTTCCAGGTGGATGTGCTATAGGTAGTAGACCAGTAGATATACATTTAAAAGGTTTTGAGGCACTAGGAGCAGAAATAACTCAAATTAGAGGATATGTACATGTTGTAGCTGAAAACTTAAAAGGTGCAGATATTGCATTAACTTTCCCTTCAGTAGGTGCAACTCAAAACTTATTAATGGCTGCTGTTAAAATACCAGGAACAACTAGAATAATTAATGCAGCAAAAGAACCTGAAATTGTAGACTTAGGTAACTATTTAATTAAAATGGGTGCAAAAATTGAAGGTTTAGGAACTAATACTATAACTATAGAAGGTGTAGAGAAATTAAATGCTGTTGAGTACTCAATTATGCCTGATAGAATAGAAGCAGGAACTTATGTTATAGCATCTATAGTAACAGATGGAGATTTAAAAATAAAAAATGCTAATATAGAAGATTTAGGTGTTTTTAAACATCAACTTGAAGACATGGGAGTAAAATTTGAAAGAGAAGGAGATATATTAACTGTTAAAGGTAAAGTTAAAGATTTAAAACCTGCAAGAATAGTTACTATGCCTCATCCTGGATTCCCTACTGACATGCAAGCACAAATGATGTTACTATTATCATTAATAAAAGGTCATAGTGAAGTAGAAGAAACAGTATTTGAAAATAGATTTATGCATGTACCAGAATTAAATAGAATGGGTGCAGATATAACTATCAGACATGGTATAGCTAATGTTGAAGGAGTAGAAACTCTATATGGAACTAATGTTATGGCATCTGATTTAAGAGCTGGAGCTGCTTTAGTTGTTGCAGGTTTAGTAGCAGATGGAGATACTACTTTAAGTAGAATATATCATATAGATAGAGGGTATGATAAATTAGAAGAAAAACTTAATAAAGTTGGAGCTAAGATTGAAAGAATTAAATTAGAAATATAAAAAAATTAAATTAAATAAAGGAATTATTTCTATTTTTAGAAATAGTTTCTTTTTATTATTTAAATATTTTCTAAGATAATACATATTATTAACCTAAATTAAACGTGTAATAAATTAACTTGACATAAAAATAATTAAATTCTAGTATTAATTAGTGAATTTTAAAACAAAAGAGAGTGAGGTATTAATTATGAAAAAAAATATGCTTTATGTCTATTAATAACATCTCTTTTTTCATATACAAACATAACAGTAGATGGAAAAACAAATGTATATGTAGAAAAGAGTAATAATGGTGTAGATATCATAAATATTTCAACTCCAAGTCCTAAAGGTGTAAGTCATTCAACCTTTAAAGAATTTAATGTAAGTGAAAAAGGTGCTGTAATAAATAATGCAAAAAATATTGCAAGAAGTAGAATAGCTGGATTAATAAATGGAAATAATAATATAAAAGACACAAGAGCAAAACTTGCCCTTCTAGATGTAACAGGATTAGAAGAAACTAAACTAAAAGGAATACTTGAAGCATTAAGTAAAGATAAATTAGATGTAATACTTTCATTAATTATGATTAAAGATGTTGTATATGAGTTTAATGGAGGTCAAAATGTTAAGTAATCTATTGAAATTGTCAAAAAAAATTAATCTAATATTACCGTATATATTTGCATTTGTTTTAAGGGGGATATTATCATCAAGGGAATATTTTATAGTTTTAGGTTTAATTTATCTTTGGGTTAGATATAAAAATGTTGTGAATAGAGAAGTTAGATTGAAAACAATAATATTTATAATGTTGAATTTTTTAATTTCTATAATTGTTTTAGCTATTTTTGGAGACTTTTGGATTATTGTTTCAATTATTTTGTCTTTTGCTTTTTCATATTTTCTAGAAGAAGGAATATTGATTTTAATTTACCCTTTTTTATTTTTTATGGTTAACGCTTTTTGGATTATTTTTACTATTTTTTTCTTGCCTCTATCTGATAATTTAAAGGTGATATTATGAAACATACAATATATTTAAAAATAATACTTATTAGCACATTTATCCTAAAGCCAATATTAATCAAGAATTTTAGATATGTAAAAAGTAAAGGAATGTTTTCAATGCCATATTATGAGGTAGAATTATATTCATATGTTAAAATGTTATCGATATATTTTCTAATTTTAATACCATTTATTTTCTTTTTTAGTATTTTAATAAAGAAGGTAAAAAAAGAGAATTTAGAAATAATAGGATTAATTTTAAATATCATAATAATAGTTTTAATAATACTATCTATAGTTATTAGGTTGAGAAACAATTTATGAAAAAACTACTAATAATACTAATACCATATATTGTTTATTCTACAGAAATAGATAAGATAATATATAATGGAGTAGAAGATAGTTTGGCTATTAGTTTAAATAGTGATTTAAAAAGTGGAGAAGAACTAGATGTGTCAAAAATAGATATACTAGTATCTAACTTCAAATATGCTAAAAGTAATAATATAGATGTTAGTATAGAACCATCTATAGAAGAAAATAAGTCAAATATAATAATAACAAATAAGAAAACTAATCCATTTAAATTATCACTAGGTTTTGATAATTATGGAGAAAATAATGAAGTTGGTAAATATAGATACAATATAAGTGCAGGAGTTGAAGGATTAATATTAAATGAAAAACTAGATATATCATATATTTTTGTAAGACCTATACTACCAAATAGAAAAGCAGTTAAGAGTGTAGATGAATTACTTCCTGGAGAAGAGTTAGAAGAAGTATCT is drawn from Streptobacillus felis and contains these coding sequences:
- the murA gene encoding UDP-N-acetylglucosamine 1-carboxyvinyltransferase; translation: MVEGFRIEGKRPLNGVIEVSGAKNAALPIIIATLIEKGEHILRNVPDLRDIRILFHLLEDFGMKVEKLDNNSYKIINNGFKRNEASYEIVKQMRASFLVMGPMVANLQESIVSLPGGCAIGSRPVDIHLKGFEALGAEITQIRGYVHVVAENLKGADIALTFPSVGATQNLLMAAVKIPGTTRIINAAKEPEIVDLGNYLIKMGAKIEGLGTNTITIEGVEKLNAVEYSIMPDRIEAGTYVIASIVTDGDLKIKNANIEDLGVFKHQLEDMGVKFEREGDILTVKGKVKDLKPARIVTMPHPGFPTDMQAQMMLLLSLIKGHSEVEETVFENRFMHVPELNRMGADITIRHGIANVEGVETLYGTNVMASDLRAGAALVVAGLVADGDTTLSRIYHIDRGYDKLEEKLNKVGAKIERIKLEI
- a CDS encoding ShlB/FhaC/HecB family hemolysin secretion/activation protein, which codes for MKKLLIILIPYIVYSTEIDKIIYNGVEDSLAISLNSDLKSGEELDVSKIDILVSNFKYAKSNNIDVSIEPSIEENKSNIIITNKKTNPFKLSLGFDNYGENNEVGKYRYNISAGVEGLILNEKLDISYIFVRPILPNRKAVKSVDELLPGEELEEVSDKRRSRRNENLDINLSFPIKNNKIYLKYSNTRYLRSIITDNENIYDISGLSNRYEIKVDRKINKTIDLISSYSYIDRRSYVEDVLSRRDS